The genomic DNA CCTCGACCGCCGCCTCGGCCTCGGCGGCGCCCTCGACCATCGGCACCATCACGCCGGCGACGCCCGTGTCGAGCAGGCGCTTGATGCGGACGGGGTCGTTCCACGCCACCCGGGCCAGCGGGAGTGCCTCGCCGGGTGCGGCGTCGACCGCCCGGGCACAGTCGGCTACCGTCTCCAGCGAGTTCGGCGTGTGCTCGGTGTCGAGGACGACGAAGTCGGCGTCGGGAGCAAGCAGTTCGGGGACCGCGGGGTCGGCCAGCGAGGCCCACGTCCCCACGACCGGCTCCCCCTCACGGAGTGCGTCACGCATGGCTGGGCGGTCGCCGGGTCCGGACAAAAAGGGTCGGGCAGGCGGGTGGTGCCCGGCGGTGGCGCCGGAGCGTCACGCTCGGTCCTCGCGGCGGGACCGCTGCGGTTCAGTCTCGGCGGTTCCACCGCCTCGAATCAGTCCTCGCGGCGGGACCGCTGCGGTTCAGTCCTCGCAGCAGCCGCCGGCCTTGCCGCCGAAGTCGACCGTGAGGGGCTCGGAGATGGTCTCGTTCAGCTCCTGCAGCGAGAGTTCGAGCCGGTTCTGCGCGGCCTGGAACTCGGCCATCTCGGGGATGTCGTTGAGTTCCTGCTGGGCCTCCTGCAGTTCCCGGAGGTCCTCGTTGGTGGCGTCGCCGGTCTGGCGCGCGAGCATGAACTCCTCGCGGAGCTGCTCGAACTCGCGGACCTGCTCCTGGATCTCCTCGTCGCTCTCGACGGCCTCCTTCGCGTCCATGAACTCCTGGTAGGCCGGAAGCTCCGTGATGACCTCGCCGAGTTCGGACGCCAGTTCCGTCGCCCGGGCGGCGGGGTGTTCGGTCTCGGACTCGCCCTCGCTCGATTCGACGCTCATTGGTCGCGCTTGGTACCCGCCCCGTTTAGGTCTGCCGAACGGCTGTTCGACGGACCCTCCCGGGCGCGCGCTGCGACCCTGCTCGCCAATCACGGACGTTATCCCGTTCCGGACGGTACGTCGGCCCAATGAGCCACGACGCCGATGTCGACGCCCCCGGTGGGGCCGAGCGGACCGAGGGTGACCTCACCCGGACGGGGATGGCGCTCAAGCACGAGCGGACCTGGGACTACGAACTCGACCGCATCGTCGAGGCCGTCGAGGAACGCGACGCCGAGAAGGTCGGTCTCCAGTTCCCCGAGGGACTGAAGCGCCGCGGGCCGAACGTCGCCGACGACCTGCGCGAGCTGCTGCCCGACGGCGTGCGGGTGATGATCTCCGGGCAGCCCTGCTACGGCGCCTGCGACCTCGACACCTACCTGATGCGCCGGACGGACGTGTTCGTCCACTTCGGCCACTCCCCGATGAAGGAGTCCGACTCCATCATCTACGTCCCGCTGTTCTCGAACGTCGACGTGACACCCATCATGGAGGAGTCGCTCGACGAACTCGCGGCCCCCGACGAGGACCCGGACGTGGGCCTGGTGACGACGGCCCAGCACATGAACAAGTTCGACGAGATGCGCGCGTGGCTGGAGGAGCGTGGCTACACGGTCCACACGCGCCGCGGCGACGACCGCCTCACCCACGAGGGGCAGGTGCTGGGCTGCAACTACGCCTCCGCGGACATCGACGCCGAGCAGGTGCTCTACGTCGGCGGCGGGAAGTTCCACCCGCTCGGCCTCGCGATGGAGCACCCGGACAAGACCGTCGTCATCGCAGATCCCGTCAACAACGCCGTCTCGGTCGCCGACACCGAGAAGTTCCTCAAGCAGCGCTACGGCGCGGTCCACCGCGCGATGGACGCCGAGACGTTCGGGGTGCTGTTCTGCACGAAGATCGGCCAGGGCCGCTGGGACGTGGCTACCGAGATCGTCGAGAACAACGACGACGCCTACCTCATCACGATGGACGAGATCACGCCGGACCGCCTGGTCAACTTCGACATGGACGCCTTCGTCAACACGGGCTGCCCCCGTATCACGACCGACGACGGGCCCCAGTTCAAGAAGCCGATGCTGACGCCGGGCGAGTACGAGATCGCCATCGGGGAGAAGCCGCTCGACGAGCTATCGTTCGACACCTTCCACGGGACCTGGTAGCGCCGTTCCTGCCGCCTCGGGTGACCTCCGCGGTCGGCCTCCTGACCCCTCCGCACGTAGCTTCAAGTACGGAACCGCGACCACTTCCCCGCGTGACCTGACGAGTCGTCGCCGGGCCGCCGACCCGAGGGCGTGGCACGCCACCGCGCGTTCGGTTCCGCCAGTGCGGTACCACGGTCCGGCGGTCGAGGCGGTACCGTCTGTTCGCCAGCGGTCACGACCGTCGGTCCCGTTAGTGGGCCCCGGGACGGGCGCCCCTCCGTGGCCGCATTTTAAATATCGCCTCCGTCTATCCTCGTGGTATGACTGACGCCGGTGACGAGACTGGTGGGTCCGGCGGTTCGGACGACCCGCGGGAGGCGGTCGTGCTGGACTACCTCCCGACGGGGCTCCCCGACGAACAGCGGAGCAACACCCCCGTCGCGTACGCGCTCGGGGTCGACGAGTTCGAACTGTACCTCGTACGGTTCGACGGCGACACCGACCTGAACGTCGGCGACCGGGTCACGGTCGATCCGCGCGGGGCGTCGGTGAGCCGCGTGGGGCGAGTCGACTACGAGGAGCTCTCGGGGGCCGCCGAGTCGGAGCTGGAGTACGCGGTCGCGGCCATCATCGACGCCGACGAGCGTCGGTTCGTCGACTTCTTCAACGAGGCGCAGGCCATCACGACGCGGCTCCACGCGCTCAACCTCCTCCCGGGCATCGGGAAGAAGCTCCGCAACAACGTCCTGGACCTCCGGAAACGCCAGCCGTTCGAGTCGTTCGACGACCTCGAGGAGCGCGTGTCGGGGCTGCACGACCCCCGCCAGGTCCTCATCGACCGCATCGTCGAGGAGATCCAGGAGGAGGACATGAAGTACCGCATCTTCGCGACTCGCAAGCGGACCGAGTGAGTCCCGGTCACGTGGCCGGTCGCTGGCGCCAACCCTTTATCGTACCAGCGTCGAACTCGCAGCAGAGCGTATGACACGACGGGATCCGGATGCCCTGCGTCGCCGCGCCGGGGTCCGCGGCGACCCGGACCAGGACCAGCACTTCCTGATCGACGACCGCGTGCTGGACCGCCTGCCGGGGTATCTGCCCGCCGACGCCGCCGACCACGTCCTCGAGATCGGCGGCGGCACCGGCGGACTCACGGACCGACTGCTCGCCGCCAGCGACGGCCACGTCACCGTCGTCGAACGGGACCCCGACCTTGCGGCGTTCCTCCGCGAGGAGTTCGCCGAGGCGGTCAACGCCGGGCGCCTCGACGTGGTGGAGGGGGACGCGCTGGAGTGTGACCTGCCGGCGTTCACGGGCTCCGTCTCGAACCTCCCGTACGGGGCGTCCAGCGAGTTCTGCTTCCGACTGCTTCCAGAGGGCAAGCCACTGGTACTGATGCTCCAGCGGGAGTTCGCCGAGCGGATGGCGGCCGACCCGGGCGAGGACGACTACGGCCGGCTCTCGGTCACCGCGGGCCACTACGCCGACGTGGAGATCGTCGAGACGGTGCCACCGACGGCGTTCGACCCCGAGCCCGCGGTCGAGAGCGCGGTCGTGCGATGTCTCCCGCGCGACCCGGAGTACGAGGTCGACGAGGCCGCCTTCATGGCGCTGGTCCGTGGCGTGTTCACCCAGCGCCGCAAGACGATGCGCAACGCCGTCCGGAACACGGTCCACATCAGCGGTATCGAGGACGCGAGTGCGGTGGTAGCCGCCGCGGACGAGGCGCTGATGGGTCGGCGCGCGGGGAACGTCACGCCCGCCGAGTTCGCCGAACTGGCCCGCCTCGCGACCGAGGTGACGGAGGTGAGGCCGCCGTGATGGGCGCGGTCGACGCGGCCGGGGTCCTGCTTCAGTCCGAGCCGCAGCTCAATCCCTGGGCGTGGACCCTCTCCCGCACGGAGCAGTACCTCGTGAGCGCGGGGCTCCTGGCGCTGTTCCTCGTCACCTCGGCGTTCGTCTACGCGCTGGGGCGGCCGCTCAAGCGACGCATCCAGGACGACGAGGTGGTCGAGGCGCTCCAGTCACTGAGCGTGAGTCTCACCGGCCTGGTCGTGGCCTTCGCGCTGGTCGTGGTCTGGCGGCTGCGCCAGGAGGTCACGACCGCCTTCACCTTCGTCCGCCTGGGACCGACGGACGGCGTCCGACTCCTCGTGACCGCCGCCGCGTTCGGTGCCGCCTTCACCGTCACACGCATCACGAAGCGGGCTATCCGGCGCGGATCGGAGGCCGACGCCATCACGGCCCATCAGAAGGAGGTGGCCCACCACGTCGTTCAGATCCTCGTCTTCGCGCCCGCGGCCCTGTTCGTTCTCGCGCTGTACGGCGTGAACCCGCAGAACCTCCTCATCGGTGCGGGTGCGGCGGGCATCGTCGTCGGACTGGCCGCACGGCAGACCCTGGGTGCCGTCGTCGCCGGGTTCGTCCTCCTCGTCTCCCGCCCGTTCGAGGTGAACGACTGGGTCGTCATCGACCAGGAGGAGGGCGTTGTCACCGACATCTCCATCTTCAACACGGAGATCCGGACGTTCGACAACGAGGTCGTCGTCATCCCGAACGACGAGGTCACCAAGAACAACATCATCAACCGCTCGCGCAACGGGAAGCTCCGCATCCAGGTCGACGTGGGTGTCGACTACGACATCGAGGTCCCGCGAGCCATGGAGCTAGCTCGCGAGGCGATGCACGTCCTCGACGAGGTACTGGACGAACCGCCGCCGGACGTCGTCATCGACGAACTCGGGGCGTCGTCGGTGGTGCTGACGCTCCGGTTCTGGATTCCCGACCCGACCATCGAGCGCAAGTGGGCCGCCCAGAACGCGGTCATCGATGCGGTGAAGGAGGCCTTCGAGCAGGAGGGCGTGAAGATACCGTATCCGCAGCGCGAGCTGATGGCCCGCGACGAGGCCGGCGGCTTCCGGCTCGCCGGCGACCGCCGGGAGGTCGGCTCGGCGGACAACGGCGACCGGGAGGCCGCGGTGCAGTCGGTCGAGTCCAGCGATGACGACGGCCCGGGGACGCACATGAGCGCCGTGACCGACCCGACCGTCGAGATCGATACCGACGGGGACGACACCCTCAAGCCGCGCTCGACGGACGGCGAGTTCATCGCCGCCATCGAGCGCGTGGCCGGTGAGTCCGAGCTATCAAGCCCTATCGAGCCGATGGATCGGGAGGATGCCTGACGACGACCGGCCGCGCCTGGCGGACCTGCGCGGGGAGCCACAGGTCTACCGGGCGGCCGAGGACTCGCAGCTGCTCGCCACGGCGGCGGTGGCGCGGGTGGGGCGGGACGACCTCGTCCTCGACCTCGGGACGGGCTCGGGCTACGTCGGCCGGAAGGTCGCCGAGGCCTGTGGTGCCCGGGTCGTCGCGTCCGACCTCAACCCGCACGCATGTCGGCGGGCCCGCGACGAGGGACTCCCGGCCGTCCGGACGGACATGGTCTCGGGGTTCCGGGACGACACGTTCGACTGGGTGCTGTTCAATCCGCCGTACCTCCCGACGCCGGAGGACCAGGAGTGGGACGACTGGATGGAACGTGCGCTCTCGGGTGGCGAGGACGGTCGGGCCGTCGTCGATCCCTTCCTGGCCTCGGTCCGCCGGGTCCTCGCGCCCGGTGGCCACGCACTGTTGCTCGTCTCCTCGCTCACTGGCCTCGACGCGGTCCGGAACCGTGCCCGCAACGAGGGGCTGATCACCGAGGAGGCCACCGACGAGCAGTATCCCTCCGAGCGGCTGGTGGTGCTGGAACTCACGCCGACCGGTGGGTGAGCACGGCGACACGCGGGAGGAATTACTCCAGTGCATCAATCTGATTAGCAAATATTATTCGGAGTGGTCACGTAGTCCGCGTCGATGACCGAACTCGTCGCGACGACACCGGGGCTGCTCCCGCTGCCCGACTGGGCGAAGGAGGAGCTCTCGGACCTGAAGGGCCACCAGAAGTCCGACCTCATCGACGGTACCGAGGGCGCGGACGTGACCGAGGCGTACGACCGCGTCCGCGCGGAGGAACTCGACTGGCAGACCGAGGCCGCCCT from Haloglomus litoreum includes the following:
- a CDS encoding YlbF family regulator, translating into MSVESSEGESETEHPAARATELASELGEVITELPAYQEFMDAKEAVESDEEIQEQVREFEQLREEFMLARQTGDATNEDLRELQEAQQELNDIPEMAEFQAAQNRLELSLQELNETISEPLTVDFGGKAGGCCED
- the dph2 gene encoding diphthamide biosynthesis enzyme Dph2 — encoded protein: MSHDADVDAPGGAERTEGDLTRTGMALKHERTWDYELDRIVEAVEERDAEKVGLQFPEGLKRRGPNVADDLRELLPDGVRVMISGQPCYGACDLDTYLMRRTDVFVHFGHSPMKESDSIIYVPLFSNVDVTPIMEESLDELAAPDEDPDVGLVTTAQHMNKFDEMRAWLEERGYTVHTRRGDDRLTHEGQVLGCNYASADIDAEQVLYVGGGKFHPLGLAMEHPDKTVVIADPVNNAVSVADTEKFLKQRYGAVHRAMDAETFGVLFCTKIGQGRWDVATEIVENNDDAYLITMDEITPDRLVNFDMDAFVNTGCPRITTDDGPQFKKPMLTPGEYEIAIGEKPLDELSFDTFHGTW
- a CDS encoding 16S ribosomal RNA methyltransferase A — encoded protein: MTRRDPDALRRRAGVRGDPDQDQHFLIDDRVLDRLPGYLPADAADHVLEIGGGTGGLTDRLLAASDGHVTVVERDPDLAAFLREEFAEAVNAGRLDVVEGDALECDLPAFTGSVSNLPYGASSEFCFRLLPEGKPLVLMLQREFAERMAADPGEDDYGRLSVTAGHYADVEIVETVPPTAFDPEPAVESAVVRCLPRDPEYEVDEAAFMALVRGVFTQRRKTMRNAVRNTVHISGIEDASAVVAAADEALMGRRAGNVTPAEFAELARLATEVTEVRPP
- a CDS encoding mechanosensitive ion channel family protein, yielding MGAVDAAGVLLQSEPQLNPWAWTLSRTEQYLVSAGLLALFLVTSAFVYALGRPLKRRIQDDEVVEALQSLSVSLTGLVVAFALVVVWRLRQEVTTAFTFVRLGPTDGVRLLVTAAAFGAAFTVTRITKRAIRRGSEADAITAHQKEVAHHVVQILVFAPAALFVLALYGVNPQNLLIGAGAAGIVVGLAARQTLGAVVAGFVLLVSRPFEVNDWVVIDQEEGVVTDISIFNTEIRTFDNEVVVIPNDEVTKNNIINRSRNGKLRIQVDVGVDYDIEVPRAMELAREAMHVLDEVLDEPPPDVVIDELGASSVVLTLRFWIPDPTIERKWAAQNAVIDAVKEAFEQEGVKIPYPQRELMARDEAGGFRLAGDRREVGSADNGDREAAVQSVESSDDDGPGTHMSAVTDPTVEIDTDGDDTLKPRSTDGEFIAAIERVAGESELSSPIEPMDREDA
- a CDS encoding DUF655 domain-containing protein; this encodes MTDAGDETGGSGGSDDPREAVVLDYLPTGLPDEQRSNTPVAYALGVDEFELYLVRFDGDTDLNVGDRVTVDPRGASVSRVGRVDYEELSGAAESELEYAVAAIIDADERRFVDFFNEAQAITTRLHALNLLPGIGKKLRNNVLDLRKRQPFESFDDLEERVSGLHDPRQVLIDRIVEEIQEEDMKYRIFATRKRTE
- a CDS encoding HemK2/MTQ2 family protein methyltransferase, with translation MPDDDRPRLADLRGEPQVYRAAEDSQLLATAAVARVGRDDLVLDLGTGSGYVGRKVAEACGARVVASDLNPHACRRARDEGLPAVRTDMVSGFRDDTFDWVLFNPPYLPTPEDQEWDDWMERALSGGEDGRAVVDPFLASVRRVLAPGGHALLLVSSLTGLDAVRNRARNEGLITEEATDEQYPSERLVVLELTPTGG